The region CATGCTACATCGCATTTTTTGACGTAATCATCAGTGATTTTCTGTACGTCGTCCTGAGCTTTGCGCTGTTCGTCTTCGGATATATCCTTGTCCTTTTCCAGCTTTTTCAGGGTGTCGTTCATGTCGCGACGAACGTTGCGGATAGCGATTTTGGAATCTTCGGTGTACTTTTTAGCGATTTTAACCAGTTCCTTACGGCGTTCCTCAGTGAGGGGCGGAATGGTGATACGCAGTACTTTACCGTCATTAACAGGGTTCAAGCCGAGGTCGGACTGCTGCAGGGCTTTCTCAATAAGCGGGAAAGCTCCTTTATCCCAAGGCTGGATGGAGATGGTCCGGGAATCGGGAATAGAAACGGAAGCCAACTGGTTAATGGGAGTAGGGGTTCCGTAGTAATCAACGGAAACGTTATCCACCAGCGAGGTGGCTGCACGACCGGTGCGCAGTTTTGCGAAATCGTTTTCCAGTGAGGTCAGTGC is a window of Desulfovibrio sp. JC010 DNA encoding:
- the frr gene encoding ribosome recycling factor yields the protein MIKEVLADGKKRMEGALTSLENDFAKLRTGRAATSLVDNVSVDYYGTPTPINQLASVSIPDSRTISIQPWDKGAFPLIEKALQQSDLGLNPVNDGKVLRITIPPLTEERRKELVKIAKKYTEDSKIAIRNVRRDMNDTLKKLEKDKDISEDEQRKAQDDVQKITDDYVKKCDVACGEKEKEILEI